In Odontesthes bonariensis isolate fOdoBon6 chromosome 9, fOdoBon6.hap1, whole genome shotgun sequence, the following proteins share a genomic window:
- the eml2 gene encoding echinoderm microtubule-associated protein-like 2 yields the protein MFLHVGEAGRAGGLKTRRRGPREGQRARAGERGETEEGRMSERMASCGSLYDSTNLLLQYCNNDDTVSASSNMDMEDRVSHLEQRLQLQEDEIQLLKSALADALRRLGFCEEQSHGVQPGGAHAGRRPLAPAGSTPPTKMRQLLQALPSRPLSNGYVQQKRLLSSPSSPKKEVLQSIKRKSMSTERLTLVRREMAAESRSRTTSSSSSSGGKSKSKECTFNAEDGYVRMFLRGRPVTMHIPDQQRESYSLDQKMAPPDHKLKLQWVYGYRGRDCRSNLYLLPTGEIVYFNASVVVLYNTEEQQQRHYLGHNDDVKCLSVHPDMVTIATGQMAGNSKDGKLLAPHVRVWDSVSLNTLHVIGMGVFDRAVTCVSFSKSNGGTFLCAVDDANDHILSVWNWQKEKQLAEVKCSNDSVLAAVFHPMDTNLIVTCGKSHLNFWTMEGNTLTKRQGLFEKHEKPKYVLCVAFAENGDAITGDSSGNIYTWAKGGNRISQVVSGAHEGGIFSVCVLKDGTMVSGGGKDRKVVLWDHNYRKQAEMEVADSLGPVRALAEGKPGELFIGTTRNAIIRAAFPDTLTPIVQGHTDELWGLDVHPSMEQFVTCSQDKQVHLWDTNSHQPLWSKTIEDPGRSAGFHPSGAVLAVGTMSGRWLVLDTDTRDLVSVHTDGNEIISNVKYSPDGNFLAVASHDNFVYIYAVTENGRKYSRVGKCTGHSSFVTHLDWTANSQYLATNSGDYEILFWEASNGKHMTNMDVIRNLEWATSTCTLSFNTFGIWPDGADGTDINAVCRSHDGSLLASADDFGKVHLFSFPCSQPRAPGHEYSGHSSHVTNVAFLHGDSHLISTGGKDTSILQWVVA from the exons atgtttctgcatgttgggGAGGCAGGAAGGGCTGGCGGCCTGAAGACGAGACGGAGAGGGCCGAGAGAAGGACAAAGGGCCCGGGctggagagagaggagagacgGAGGAGGGAAGGATGTCTGAGAGGATGGCTTCGTGCGGGAGCCTGTATGACAGCACCAACCTGCTGCTCCAGTACTGCAACAACG ATGACACGGTGTCAGCGAGCAGTAACATGGACATGGAGGACCGGGTCTCCCACCTGGAGCAGAGGCTGCAGCTGCAGGAGGACGAGATCCAGCTGCTGAAGTCGGCTTTGGCCGACGCTCTGCGCCGACTCGGCTTCTGCGAGGAGCAGAGTCACGGGGTTCAGCCCGGAGGTGCCCACGCTGGGAGGAGACCTTTGGCCCCAGCGGGTTCAACACCACCAACAAAGA TGCGTCAGCTGCTGCAGGCTCTCCCCTCCAGACCTCTGAGTAACGGATATGTTCAACAGAAACGCCTTCTTTCCTCGCCTTCATCTCCAAAGAAAGAGGTGCTGCAATCCATTAAGAG AAAGAGTATGTCCACCGAGCGGCTCACTCTGGTGAGGAGAGAGATGGCCGCCGAGAGTCGGAGCCGCACCACCTCCTCCAGCAGCTCCTCCGGTGGAAAAAG CAAATCCAAAGAATGCACCTTCAATGCAG AGGACGGCTACGTGAGGATGTTCCTCCGAGGTCGCCCGGTCACCATGCACATCCCCGACCAGCAGAGGGAGAGCTACAGCCTGGACCAGAAGATGGCGCCGCCGGACCACAAGCTCAAGCTGCAGTGGGT GTACGGCTACCGCGGTCGTGACTGCCGCTCCAACCTCTATCTGCTGCCCACAGGAGAGATTGTGTACTTCAACGCCTCGGTGGTGGTGCTGTACAACacggaggagcagcagcagagacacTACCTGGGTCACAACGACGATGTGAAATG CTTGAGTGTGCATCCTGACATGGTTACCATAGCAACGGGGCAAATGGCCGGAAACtctaaagatggaaag CTGCTGGCTCCCCACGTTCGTGTCTGGGACTCCGTGAGCCTCAACACGCTCCATGTGATCGGGATGGGCGTGTTTGACCGAGCAGTCACCTGTGTGTCTTTCTCCAAGTCG AACGGCGGTACCTTCCTCTGTGCTGTGGACGATGCCAACGATCACATCTTGTCTGTCTGGAACTGGCAGAAGGAGAAGCAACTGGCTGAGGTCAAG TGCTCCAACGACTCTGTGCTGGCCGCTGTGTTTCATCCCATGGACACAAACCTGATTGTCACGTGTGGGAAATCCCACCTCAACTTCTGGACCATGGAGGGCAACACTCTCACCAAGAGACAAGGCCTGTTTGAG AAACACGAGAAACCAAAGTATGTGTTGTGTGTGGCCTTTGCGGAGAATGGAGACGCCATCACAGGAGACTCCAGTGGAAATATCTACACCTGGGCCAAAG GTGGTAACCGCATCAGCCAGGTGGTGTCGGGGGCCCACGAAGGGGGGATTTTCTCTGTTTGCGTCCTGAAGGATGGCACCATGGTGTCTGGAGGTGGGAAAGACCGCAAGGTGGTGCTGTGGGACCACAACTACAGGAAGCAGGCTGAGATGGAG gtgGCCGACTCGCTCGGTCCCGTCCGGGCGCTGGCTGAAGGTAAACCAGGAGAACTCTTCATTGGAACCACGAGGAACGCCATCATCAGGGCCGCCTTTCCCGATACCCTAACCCCTATTGTACAG GGTCACACGGATGAGCTGTGGGGTCTGGACGTCCATCCCTCCATGGAGCAGTTTGTCACCTGCTCACAGGACAAACAGGTTCACCTCTGGGACACCAACTCCCACCAGCCCCTCTGGAGCAAGACCATCGAG GATCCAGGGAGGTCTGCAGGTTTCCATCCCAGCGGGGCTGTTCTGGCTGTGGGCACCATGAGTGGAAG ATGGTTGGTGCTGGACACCGACACTCGAGACCTTGTTTCTGTGCACACAGATGGCAATGAGATCATTTCCAATGTCAAATACTCTCCAG ATGGCAACTTCCTGGCTGTCGCTTCCCATGACAACTTTGTTTACATCTATGCTGTGACTGAGAATGGCAGAAAGTACAGCCGTGTGGGGAAATGCACG GGACACTCCAGTTTCGTCACCCATCTGGACTGGACAGCAAACAGCCAGTACCTTGCCACCAACTCAGGAGACTATGAGATCCTCTTCT GGGAGGCATCCAATGGTAAACACATGACCAACATGGATGTAATACGCAACCTGGAGTGGGCCACCTCGACCTGCACTCTGAGCTTCAACACCTTTG GGATTTGGCCAGATGGTGCAGACGGCACCGACATCAACGCCGTGTGCAGGTCACATGATGGATCCCTGCTGGCCTCTGCTGATGACTTTGGCAAAGTGCACTTGTTCTCCTTCCCCTGCTCTCAACCAAGG GCTCCGGGTCACGAGTACAGCGGCCACAGCAGTCACGTGACCAACGTTGCCTTCCTGCATGGTGACAGTCACCTGATCTCCACCGGCGGGAAGGACACCAGCATCCTGCAGTGGGTGGTTGCGTAG